A window of the Kosakonia radicincitans DSM 16656 genome harbors these coding sequences:
- a CDS encoding amidohydrolase gives MDLLAHAELILLNGRFHTVDRENPLADAVAIRDGKFVKVGSEAEVMAYRGERTQVVDLHGHTAIPGLNDSHLHLIRGGLNYNLELRWEGVPSLADALRMLKEQALRTPSPQWVRVVGGWTEFQFAERRMPTLDEINDAAPDTPVFILHLYDRALLNRAALKVVGYTRDTPNPPGGEIQRDSNGNPTGMLIARPNAMILYATLAKGPKLPLEQQVNSTRQFMRELNRLGLTSAIDAGGGFQNYPEDYAVIAELHEKKQMTIRIAYNLFTQRPGHELEDFEKWTDMLTPGQGSDFFRHNGAGEMLVFSAADFEDFLEPRPDLAPGMEEELERVVRHLVEHRWPFRLHATYNESISRMLDVFEKVNREIPFNGLHWFFDHAETITEANIERVKALGGGIAVQHRMAFQGEYFAERYGQQATKQTPPVAKMLENGLPVGLGTDATRVASYNPWTALYWLVSGRTVGGMQMYDHSARLDRDTALLLWTQGSAWFSSEQGKKGQIKAGQLADLAILSKDYFRVPEEEIKGIESVLTVVGGDIVYAAGQFGPLAPPAIPVVPEWSPVVKVPGHYRSAPPQAARVGQAAGVHHCSGPCGVHVHQHDIARGNAMPVSDENAFWGALGCSCFAF, from the coding sequence ATGGATTTGCTCGCACATGCAGAACTGATATTGCTCAATGGCCGGTTTCACACCGTTGATCGGGAAAACCCGCTCGCCGATGCGGTCGCCATCCGTGACGGAAAATTCGTTAAAGTGGGCAGTGAAGCCGAGGTGATGGCGTACCGCGGCGAACGCACTCAGGTTGTCGATTTACACGGCCATACGGCGATACCCGGATTAAACGACTCGCACCTGCACCTGATTCGCGGCGGGCTTAACTACAATCTCGAACTGCGCTGGGAAGGCGTTCCGTCGCTGGCCGATGCGTTGCGCATGCTGAAAGAACAGGCATTGCGCACGCCGTCACCGCAGTGGGTGCGCGTAGTCGGCGGCTGGACAGAGTTCCAGTTTGCGGAGCGCCGTATGCCGACGCTGGATGAAATCAACGACGCCGCGCCCGATACCCCGGTCTTTATTCTGCATCTCTACGATCGCGCCCTGCTCAACCGCGCGGCGCTGAAAGTGGTGGGTTATACCCGCGATACGCCAAACCCGCCGGGCGGCGAGATCCAGCGCGACAGCAACGGTAATCCGACCGGCATGCTGATTGCCCGCCCGAATGCGATGATCCTTTACGCCACGCTGGCGAAAGGGCCGAAACTGCCGCTGGAGCAGCAAGTTAACTCCACCCGCCAGTTTATGCGCGAGCTGAACCGTCTGGGGCTGACCAGCGCCATTGATGCGGGCGGCGGTTTCCAGAACTACCCGGAAGATTACGCGGTGATCGCCGAACTGCATGAGAAAAAGCAGATGACGATCCGCATCGCCTACAACCTGTTTACGCAGCGGCCCGGCCATGAACTGGAAGATTTTGAGAAATGGACCGACATGCTGACGCCAGGCCAGGGCAGCGATTTCTTCCGCCATAACGGCGCGGGCGAAATGCTGGTCTTCTCGGCGGCGGATTTTGAAGACTTCCTCGAACCGCGCCCGGATCTGGCGCCGGGAATGGAAGAGGAGCTGGAACGTGTGGTGCGTCATCTGGTTGAGCACCGCTGGCCGTTCCGTCTGCACGCCACTTATAACGAATCCATCAGCCGCATGCTCGACGTGTTCGAAAAAGTGAACCGCGAGATCCCGTTCAACGGCCTGCACTGGTTCTTTGATCACGCCGAAACCATTACCGAAGCTAATATCGAACGCGTAAAAGCGCTCGGCGGCGGTATCGCCGTTCAGCACCGCATGGCGTTCCAGGGCGAATATTTCGCTGAGCGCTACGGCCAGCAGGCCACCAAACAGACGCCGCCGGTGGCGAAAATGCTGGAAAACGGCCTGCCGGTTGGGCTGGGCACCGACGCCACCCGCGTGGCGAGCTACAACCCGTGGACGGCGCTCTACTGGCTGGTTTCCGGCCGCACTGTCGGTGGCATGCAGATGTACGATCACAGCGCCCGTCTCGATCGCGATACCGCCCTGCTGCTGTGGACGCAGGGTAGCGCCTGGTTCTCCAGCGAACAGGGGAAAAAAGGCCAGATCAAAGCCGGTCAACTGGCGGATCTCGCCATTCTGAGCAAGGACTACTTCCGCGTGCCGGAAGAGGAGATCAAAGGGATTGAGTCGGTACTGACGGTGGTGGGCGGCGATATCGTCTACGCCGCAGGTCAGTTTGGCCCGCTGGCGCCGCCGGCTATTCCGGTGGTGCCGGAGTGGTCGCCGGTGGTCAAGGTTCCGGGTCATTATCGTAGCGCACCGCCGCAGGCGGCCCGTGTCGGTCAGGCGGCGGGTGTTCATCACTGTTCCGGCCCGTGCGGAGTTCACGTTCATCAGCACGATATCGCCCGTGGCAATGCCATGCCGGTATCCGATGAGAACGCGTTCTGGGGCGCGCTCGGCTGTAGCTGCTTTGCGTTCTGA
- a CDS encoding hydrolase, whose translation MTTSKLEVLTPANCQLIFIDHQPQMAFGVQSIDRQVLKNNTVALAKAAKVFNIPTIITTVETESFSGNTYPELLDVFPEKDILERTSMNSWDDQKVRDALAANGKRKVVVSGLWTEVCNNTFSLCAMLEGDYEIYMVADASGGTSKEAHDYAMQRMIQAGVIPVTWQQVMLEWQRDWAHRETYDAVMAIVKEHSGAYGMGVDYAYTMVHKAPSRAKAGHRTLAPVPAR comes from the coding sequence ATGACAACCTCAAAGCTTGAAGTCCTGACCCCGGCTAACTGTCAGTTAATCTTTATCGATCACCAGCCTCAGATGGCCTTTGGCGTACAGTCCATTGACCGCCAGGTTCTGAAAAACAACACCGTTGCGCTGGCGAAAGCCGCCAAAGTGTTCAATATCCCGACCATCATCACCACCGTTGAAACCGAAAGTTTCTCCGGCAATACCTACCCGGAACTGCTGGATGTATTCCCGGAGAAGGACATTCTGGAACGTACCTCCATGAACTCCTGGGACGATCAAAAAGTGCGTGACGCGCTGGCTGCCAACGGCAAACGCAAAGTGGTGGTCTCCGGTCTGTGGACCGAAGTGTGCAACAACACCTTCTCCCTGTGCGCGATGCTGGAAGGCGATTACGAAATCTATATGGTGGCGGACGCCTCCGGCGGCACCTCAAAAGAAGCGCACGACTACGCAATGCAGCGCATGATCCAGGCGGGCGTGATCCCGGTAACCTGGCAGCAGGTGATGCTGGAGTGGCAGCGCGACTGGGCGCACCGCGAAACCTATGACGCAGTGATGGCGATTGTTAAAGAGCACTCCGGCGCCTACGGCATGGGCGTTGATTACGCCTACACCATGGTGCATAAAGCGCCGTCCCGCGCCAAAGCGGGTCACCGCACGCTGGCGCCGGTTCCGGCACGCTAA
- a CDS encoding DUF1427 family protein gives MSIGLISFAAGVLIGVMYALLKVRSPAPPAIALVGLLGMLVGEGLIATLMTHTTAG, from the coding sequence ATGAGTATCGGACTGATTTCCTTTGCCGCAGGCGTGCTGATTGGCGTGATGTACGCGCTGCTGAAGGTACGTTCTCCCGCGCCGCCGGCGATTGCGCTGGTCGGGCTGCTCGGCATGCTGGTGGGCGAAGGGCTGATCGCCACGCTAATGACCCACACAACGGCGGGGTAA
- a CDS encoding XapX domain-containing protein, translating into MKTWIVSLLVGLLAGVIYALLGVHSPAPPVVALLGLFGMLVGEQLVPVTRRLLARQPLTMTWFRHECVPKISGAPRPEPPDSPPRQDD; encoded by the coding sequence ATGAAAACCTGGATCGTTTCTCTCCTGGTCGGTCTTCTGGCTGGCGTTATTTATGCTTTACTGGGCGTTCACTCACCCGCGCCGCCGGTGGTTGCGCTACTCGGATTGTTCGGCATGCTGGTGGGGGAGCAACTCGTACCGGTAACCCGCCGTCTGCTGGCCCGACAGCCGCTGACCATGACGTGGTTCCGCCACGAGTGTGTCCCGAAAATTAGCGGTGCGCCGCGGCCTGAACCCCCAGACTCGCCGCCGCGCCAGGATGACTGA
- a CDS encoding response regulator transcription factor, producing the protein MTQPRRIAIVDDEPSVRSGLSNLLQSEGYATIAFPSAEAFLNDGPAQPAIALVIADLKLKGMSGAMLFERLQLSPAPPPVIFISGHDDETWQRYAGKPGAVAFLRKPIDIDILLEYVQRVLTNIEDNP; encoded by the coding sequence ATGACGCAACCCCGGCGTATTGCCATTGTTGATGATGAACCTTCCGTCCGTAGCGGATTGAGTAATTTGCTGCAATCGGAGGGCTACGCCACGATAGCATTTCCCTCGGCGGAAGCGTTTCTCAACGATGGCCCGGCGCAGCCTGCGATTGCGCTGGTGATTGCGGATCTCAAACTGAAGGGCATGAGCGGCGCAATGCTGTTTGAGAGGTTGCAGCTTAGCCCGGCACCGCCGCCGGTGATCTTTATCTCCGGCCACGACGACGAAACCTGGCAACGGTACGCGGGCAAACCCGGTGCCGTTGCTTTTTTGCGCAAACCCATCGATATCGATATCCTCCTTGAATATGTTCAACGCGTGTTGACCAACATCGAGGATAATCCATGA
- a CDS encoding AAA family ATPase, which translates to MSDASRLRLRPETSEHNAGQPFTVQDDAIYTPLAQEGCIAWMNAHYPWGSDAFILATAVSDDAEPRASQLLKNELALRAQLESNWAVTPVASAQYHGRFALVYPTFAFETLTRMTAQPMACIASWLELALRICAPLRQMHHRNLIHGDIKPGNIFLSGEHCRLGGFGLATSSSEAQAQNWLPLSGGTLAYMSPEHTARTHHAVDSRSDLYSLGIVLYELLTGVLPFDLPEGGQAEWTLHHIASEPAAPHSLREGLPPMLSTILLKLLAKSPEKRYQTIDGLIADLRRCQATLTPEQGIPAFTPGLQDRSPSLHFANTLYRAHPQAGELVAALEGVNHSGKQMLVTLSGPSGMGKSSLMASALKLFLQRPTLIALGKVEQYSSVLPLGALTAAFRSLALHLLGLPAEEVTRWKSRLSVALAGYEGLAVSLAPELGLLLGSKPAPFIDSVALDARARFNHMVLRLVSVFATPGCPLVILIDNLHWIDDASLQLLEYLLQHSHALPLLMVVSHRDLPSLGDEEFAATLVRLRSAARRTTACEPQPLSVKAVARWLAIVFQTRPASTVDLAKLIHEKTGGNPLFAHEFFKRIVEDGLVSHNSYQGRWHYDLAAIRARYYSENVISLVLQQLEQMPDETRTLLAHLACLGSAGGVSLASRILEITPGELRLHLHPAVAVQLITLNADEYTFTHERIQQAASAALPLSVCRQLHLRAASLLADEARQTPGNEILFRTIHHVTAAIDSIQLAPQRQKFSELCAHAARQAKRSGDYASALGYLQTARTLSADSGDLFALDLQRAECELLLGHLATARASCETLLASPGGLVEKAHAASVLAEVHIRRSSYSQALDTTLSWLSVFGIHVSRQPDDAECDEAWQEISSLIGTQPASAFMALPRMNHRETDVLMNLLGSASLYASFHCPRLHFLLLCRILQLTLERGLTGASTAALAWFGVMIGERYGEYEQGFRYGTLAQDLVTRHGFHDYAAKTLVALGRSSVWIQPLSHTVQCARNCFTAAVAHGDLTIACFASFREVSNSLACGDPLDVVLSYIERGLAFVRETRFSDMDTVLLLQRHFVEYLRTPQPVFSGKAVLPESLLPATPPPTMLFWFWLYGGMAHFFAGEYAQAESSLLEAGRFAWSAPGHVNLLDYHLYSALSLSMQLTPDTFSAAHRQRLNQHYNPIARWARLNPATFSDKEALLYAEIVRLDGMNSIAIGQYEKAIKLSREAGFNPSNALAHELAGQFARTCGYPTIADAWFRGAIAAWGRVGAHGKVRQLEQTHPHLVAKAASTPYDTIAFAQNDEIRDLQSIIKASRALSEEINLERLIQILMTMLLERAGAQRGLLIRVLDDTIPLIEASAHTSNEGVRVQVLNETPLATDLPLSVLAAVIRTGQEIRTGRPEEYSPFSQDPYLLTSGAAVMCVPMFKQARLVGALYLENRLMPDVFTAGHSRVVNLLGAHAAVSLETARLYAELLEENIQRRRVEKELRASQTSLMLGEQISHTGTWRWELEQDLMHMSDEYARILGLPEKRKLISMAEFLTYVHPDDHAHISALVTRSVAQGLTMQAEFRIIRADGEVRYILGIGDPVAASGETVHEYFGTITDITTQRQNEDAVRVAQAELARVSRATTVGQLTSSIAHEINQPLMSIVSNAGASLRWLNRDPLPIENIRTGLEEIISEGQRAGEVIRSLQSLTRRQPPVFERLDLHALLHHILTLSRSELERRHIAVDYRLQAANSLFCGDSVQIQQVLLNLVMNAIEAMAEVDSRPRVLTLSTQNPQPGELLCAIADTGSGMDAEVQARLFESFYTTKAQGMGMGLTISHTIIERHQGKLTAQARTPFGSLFSFTVPASD; encoded by the coding sequence ATGAGCGACGCTTCGCGTCTTCGGTTGCGGCCGGAAACCAGTGAACACAACGCAGGGCAGCCTTTTACTGTGCAGGATGACGCCATCTATACGCCACTGGCGCAGGAAGGATGCATTGCCTGGATGAATGCCCATTACCCGTGGGGCAGCGACGCCTTTATCCTCGCCACCGCCGTCAGCGACGATGCCGAACCGCGCGCCAGCCAGTTGCTGAAAAATGAGCTGGCGCTGCGCGCGCAACTGGAGAGTAACTGGGCGGTCACGCCTGTCGCCAGCGCGCAATATCATGGCCGTTTTGCGCTGGTCTATCCGACATTTGCTTTTGAGACGCTCACCCGGATGACCGCTCAGCCGATGGCCTGCATCGCCAGCTGGCTGGAGCTGGCCTTACGTATCTGCGCGCCGCTGCGCCAGATGCATCACCGCAATCTCATTCACGGCGATATCAAGCCGGGAAACATTTTTCTTAGCGGGGAGCACTGCCGTCTCGGCGGATTTGGCCTTGCCACCAGCAGCAGTGAAGCGCAGGCGCAAAACTGGCTGCCGCTTTCTGGCGGCACGCTGGCGTATATGTCACCGGAGCACACCGCCCGCACCCATCATGCCGTTGACAGCCGCAGCGATCTCTACAGTCTGGGCATCGTTCTGTATGAATTACTGACCGGCGTGCTGCCGTTCGATCTGCCCGAAGGCGGGCAGGCAGAGTGGACGCTGCATCATATTGCCTCTGAACCTGCCGCGCCGCACAGCCTGCGGGAAGGGTTACCGCCGATGCTGTCGACCATCCTGCTGAAGCTGCTGGCCAAATCGCCGGAGAAACGTTATCAGACCATTGATGGCCTGATCGCCGATCTGCGCCGATGCCAGGCCACGCTGACGCCGGAGCAGGGCATTCCGGCGTTTACGCCCGGTTTACAGGATCGCTCTCCGTCGCTGCACTTTGCCAATACGTTGTACCGCGCACATCCGCAGGCGGGCGAACTGGTTGCGGCGCTGGAAGGAGTTAACCACAGTGGTAAACAGATGCTGGTCACCCTCAGCGGACCGTCCGGGATGGGGAAATCTTCGCTGATGGCCTCGGCGCTGAAACTGTTTCTGCAACGCCCGACGCTAATTGCGCTTGGCAAAGTGGAGCAGTACAGCTCGGTGCTGCCGCTTGGCGCGCTGACAGCGGCGTTTCGCTCGCTGGCGTTGCATTTGCTGGGGCTACCCGCCGAAGAGGTGACGCGCTGGAAATCGCGGCTCTCCGTCGCGCTGGCCGGGTATGAAGGGCTGGCGGTCAGCCTCGCGCCGGAACTGGGTCTGCTGCTGGGGAGTAAACCCGCGCCTTTCATTGACAGCGTCGCGCTGGATGCCCGCGCCCGCTTTAATCATATGGTGTTGCGCCTGGTGAGTGTATTTGCCACGCCCGGTTGCCCGCTGGTCATACTGATCGACAATCTGCACTGGATCGATGACGCCAGCCTGCAACTGCTGGAGTACCTGTTACAGCACAGCCACGCCTTGCCGCTGCTGATGGTGGTATCGCACCGCGATCTGCCGTCGCTCGGGGATGAGGAGTTTGCCGCCACGCTGGTACGCCTGCGCAGCGCCGCCCGGCGAACGACAGCGTGCGAGCCGCAACCCCTCTCCGTCAAAGCCGTGGCGCGCTGGCTGGCGATCGTTTTTCAGACCCGCCCGGCATCGACCGTTGATCTGGCAAAACTGATCCATGAAAAAACCGGCGGTAATCCGCTGTTTGCCCATGAATTTTTTAAACGCATCGTCGAAGACGGGCTGGTGAGTCATAACAGCTATCAGGGGCGCTGGCACTATGATCTGGCGGCGATTCGCGCCCGTTACTACAGCGAAAACGTTATCAGTCTGGTGCTGCAACAACTGGAACAGATGCCGGATGAGACCCGTACGCTGCTCGCTCATCTGGCCTGCCTTGGCAGCGCGGGCGGGGTGTCGCTGGCAAGCCGCATACTGGAGATAACGCCTGGCGAGCTCCGTTTGCACCTGCATCCGGCGGTGGCCGTGCAGTTAATTACTCTCAACGCCGACGAATACACTTTTACCCATGAGCGCATTCAGCAGGCGGCAAGCGCCGCGCTGCCCTTGTCCGTATGCCGTCAGTTACATCTGCGGGCCGCCAGCCTGCTGGCTGATGAAGCGCGGCAAACCCCAGGTAACGAGATCCTGTTTCGCACCATCCACCATGTCACGGCGGCGATCGACAGTATCCAGCTTGCGCCACAGCGGCAGAAGTTCAGCGAACTTTGTGCCCATGCCGCCCGGCAGGCCAAACGCAGCGGCGATTACGCTTCCGCGCTGGGTTATTTACAGACCGCGCGCACGCTCAGCGCCGACAGCGGCGATCTCTTCGCGCTCGATTTACAGCGGGCAGAATGCGAACTTCTGCTGGGCCATCTCGCTACCGCACGCGCATCGTGCGAAACGCTGCTGGCCTCGCCGGGCGGGCTGGTGGAAAAAGCCCATGCCGCCAGTGTACTGGCGGAGGTGCATATCCGCCGCTCCAGCTATTCACAGGCGCTCGACACCACGCTGAGCTGGCTCTCCGTGTTCGGTATTCACGTGAGCCGCCAGCCGGACGATGCGGAGTGCGACGAAGCCTGGCAGGAGATTTCATCCCTTATCGGTACGCAGCCCGCCAGCGCGTTTATGGCGTTGCCGCGCATGAACCACCGCGAAACAGATGTGCTGATGAACCTGCTGGGAAGCGCCAGTCTGTACGCCAGTTTTCACTGTCCACGCCTGCATTTCCTGCTGCTCTGCCGGATACTGCAACTGACGCTGGAGCGCGGGCTGACGGGCGCATCCACTGCCGCGCTGGCGTGGTTTGGCGTGATGATTGGCGAGCGGTATGGCGAGTATGAGCAGGGCTTTCGCTACGGCACGCTGGCACAGGATCTGGTCACGCGCCACGGTTTTCATGATTACGCCGCCAAAACACTGGTGGCGCTGGGGCGCAGCAGCGTCTGGATCCAGCCGTTGTCGCATACCGTCCAGTGCGCCAGAAACTGTTTCACCGCTGCGGTTGCGCATGGCGATCTCACTATTGCCTGCTTCGCCTCCTTCCGTGAGGTCAGCAACAGCCTGGCCTGCGGCGACCCGCTTGATGTGGTACTGAGTTATATAGAACGCGGGCTGGCCTTCGTGCGCGAAACACGTTTTTCGGATATGGATACCGTTCTTCTGTTACAACGTCACTTTGTTGAGTACCTGCGAACACCCCAGCCGGTGTTTAGCGGTAAAGCGGTGTTGCCGGAATCACTGCTACCGGCAACACCGCCGCCGACCATGCTGTTCTGGTTCTGGCTTTATGGCGGAATGGCGCACTTCTTTGCCGGTGAATATGCGCAGGCGGAAAGCAGCCTGCTGGAAGCGGGACGCTTTGCCTGGTCCGCGCCCGGACACGTCAATCTGCTCGATTACCATCTCTACAGCGCGCTGTCGTTGTCGATGCAACTGACGCCGGATACCTTTTCCGCCGCGCATCGCCAGCGGCTTAATCAGCACTACAACCCGATCGCGCGCTGGGCGCGACTCAATCCGGCGACCTTCAGCGACAAAGAGGCACTACTGTACGCCGAGATCGTCCGGCTTGACGGGATGAACAGTATCGCCATTGGTCAGTATGAGAAAGCCATCAAGCTGTCGCGCGAAGCGGGCTTTAACCCAAGCAACGCGCTGGCGCACGAACTGGCCGGGCAATTTGCCCGCACCTGCGGTTATCCAACGATTGCCGATGCCTGGTTTCGCGGGGCAATCGCCGCCTGGGGCCGCGTTGGCGCGCACGGCAAAGTGCGTCAGCTCGAACAGACGCACCCGCATCTTGTCGCGAAGGCGGCCAGTACGCCGTATGACACCATTGCGTTTGCGCAAAATGATGAAATTCGCGATCTGCAAAGCATCATCAAAGCCTCGCGCGCGCTCTCCGAAGAGATCAATCTTGAGCGGCTGATCCAGATCCTGATGACCATGTTGCTGGAACGGGCAGGCGCACAGCGCGGCTTGTTAATCCGCGTACTGGACGACACTATCCCGCTGATTGAAGCCAGCGCACACACCAGCAACGAAGGGGTGCGCGTACAGGTACTGAACGAAACGCCGCTGGCGACGGATTTACCGCTGTCGGTGCTGGCGGCAGTGATCCGTACCGGGCAGGAGATCCGCACCGGCAGGCCGGAAGAGTACAGCCCATTCAGCCAGGATCCCTATCTGTTAACCTCCGGCGCTGCTGTAATGTGCGTGCCGATGTTTAAACAGGCGCGGCTGGTGGGGGCACTCTATCTGGAGAATCGCCTGATGCCGGACGTGTTTACCGCCGGGCACTCCCGAGTGGTAAACCTGCTTGGCGCGCATGCGGCGGTTTCGCTGGAAACGGCGCGTCTGTACGCCGAACTGCTGGAGGAGAATATTCAGCGCCGCCGGGTGGAAAAAGAGCTGCGCGCCAGCCAGACCTCGCTGATGCTCGGCGAGCAGATCAGCCACACAGGAACCTGGCGCTGGGAGCTGGAGCAGGATCTGATGCATATGTCGGATGAGTATGCGCGCATTCTGGGGCTACCGGAGAAACGCAAGCTGATTTCGATGGCCGAGTTTCTCACCTATGTGCATCCTGACGACCATGCGCATATCAGCGCGCTGGTGACCCGCAGCGTCGCGCAGGGGTTAACCATGCAGGCGGAATTCCGTATTATCCGCGCCGACGGCGAGGTGCGTTATATTCTCGGCATTGGCGATCCGGTGGCGGCCAGCGGTGAAACGGTGCATGAATATTTTGGCACCATCACCGATATCACCACCCAACGGCAAAATGAAGATGCGGTACGCGTGGCACAGGCCGAACTGGCGCGCGTTTCGCGGGCAACCACCGTCGGGCAACTGACCTCATCAATTGCCCATGAGATTAACCAGCCGCTGATGTCGATTGTCTCCAACGCGGGCGCCAGCCTGCGCTGGCTTAACCGCGATCCGCTGCCGATTGAAAACATCCGCACCGGGCTGGAGGAAATTATTAGCGAAGGGCAGCGCGCAGGCGAGGTGATCCGCAGCCTGCAATCCCTGACGCGCCGCCAGCCGCCGGTGTTTGAACGCCTCGATCTGCACGCGCTGCTGCACCATATTCTGACCCTGTCGCGCAGCGAACTTGAGCGGCGGCATATTGCTGTCGATTACCGGTTGCAGGCCGCCAATAGCCTGTTTTGCGGCGACAGCGTGCAGATCCAACAGGTGCTGCTGAATCTGGTAATGAATGCCATTGAAGCGATGGCCGAGGTGGATTCGCGCCCGCGGGTGCTGACGCTCAGCACGCAAAACCCGCAGCCGGGTGAACTGCTGTGCGCCATTGCCGATACCGGCAGCGGAATGGATGCCGAAGTGCAGGCCCGCCTGTTTGAATCGTTCTACACCACCAAAGCGCAGGGAATGGGGATGGGGCTGACCATCAGTCACACCATTATTGAACGGCATCAGGGGAAGCTGACGGCGCAGGCAAGAACGCCGTTTGGCAGTCTGTTCTCCTTTACCGTGCCCGCCAGCGATTAA
- a CDS encoding response regulator transcription factor — protein sequence MEPVVYVVDDDNAVRKSIVRLLASEGYRAIDFASAESFLSHPLVGVPACLILDLNMPVVNGFDVASALKDRGRELPIIFLTGFGTIPLTVQAMKAGAREFLTKPVEPERLLAAVVDALKGAEQEFEQQQANFALKQRHLSLTPREQEVFELAISGLLNKQIAAELGVSEITVKVHRRRVMDKMQARSLADLVHAAGSLQIAKSRSR from the coding sequence ATGGAACCTGTCGTTTACGTTGTCGATGATGATAATGCCGTCAGAAAATCAATTGTCCGGCTGTTGGCATCCGAAGGTTATCGCGCCATCGACTTCGCGTCCGCGGAGTCATTTCTCTCTCATCCCCTTGTCGGCGTTCCGGCCTGTTTGATCCTCGATTTAAACATGCCGGTGGTGAATGGTTTTGATGTTGCCAGCGCGTTAAAAGATCGCGGGCGCGAGCTGCCGATTATCTTTCTGACGGGATTTGGCACCATTCCACTAACCGTGCAGGCAATGAAAGCCGGTGCGCGAGAGTTTCTGACTAAACCCGTGGAACCGGAGCGTTTGCTGGCTGCGGTGGTGGATGCCCTGAAAGGCGCCGAGCAGGAGTTTGAACAGCAGCAGGCGAACTTTGCGCTCAAACAGCGCCACCTCTCTTTAACGCCGCGCGAGCAGGAAGTGTTTGAACTGGCGATCAGCGGCTTGCTGAATAAGCAGATCGCCGCAGAGCTCGGCGTCAGCGAAATCACCGTCAAAGTGCATCGCCGTCGGGTGATGGACAAAATGCAGGCCCGCTCGCTGGCGGATCTGGTGCATGCCGCCGGAAGCCTGCAAATCGCCAAATCCCGCAGCCGTTAA
- a CDS encoding GNAT family N-acetyltransferase: MTIRLAVPEEAETLWHIRNAAIQQGCKAVYSPEVIEAWTPQAMPDNYRVVIEENPFYVAVTPENIPVASGYLDLRTCSVEAIFTLPQWSGRGLASAIITALKQEARRRGFTRLTLASTPNACRFYQQQGFRVIQESRYHSKMARADLRCFDMECELIPGE; the protein is encoded by the coding sequence ATGACGATCAGACTGGCGGTGCCTGAAGAAGCCGAAACGTTGTGGCACATTCGCAACGCAGCGATCCAGCAGGGGTGTAAAGCGGTCTATTCACCGGAAGTGATCGAGGCCTGGACACCGCAAGCCATGCCGGACAATTACCGTGTGGTGATCGAAGAGAACCCGTTCTATGTTGCCGTCACGCCGGAGAATATCCCCGTTGCCAGCGGGTATCTCGATCTGCGCACCTGCAGTGTGGAAGCCATTTTCACCCTGCCGCAGTGGAGCGGCAGAGGCCTGGCTTCGGCCATCATCACTGCGCTGAAGCAGGAAGCTCGACGCCGCGGTTTTACCCGCCTGACGCTGGCATCAACGCCGAATGCCTGCCGTTTCTATCAACAACAAGGGTTTCGCGTTATACAGGAAAGCCGGTATCACTCAAAAATGGCGCGAGCCGATCTGCGCTGCTTTGATATGGAATGCGAACTCATCCCAGGAGAATAA
- a CDS encoding NUDIX domain-containing protein has translation MSDIKTLASTEVYRNKWMRLREDRILRADGNEGIYSVVEKPDFVVIIAREDDALYIVEQYRYPIGKRTLELPQGSWECAPEEDPLRVAAGELQEETGLIAGRMRHVGYQKLAQGYSNQGYHIFLAEDLTQHQTSLEPEEVGLTARKIRLREFEALIAEGVISDATSVTAYLLAKLKGMLV, from the coding sequence ATGTCCGACATCAAAACCCTCGCCAGCACCGAAGTTTACCGCAATAAATGGATGCGCCTGCGCGAAGACCGTATTCTGCGTGCCGACGGCAATGAAGGGATCTATTCCGTGGTGGAGAAACCCGACTTCGTGGTGATTATTGCCCGCGAGGACGATGCACTGTACATCGTTGAGCAGTACCGTTACCCGATTGGCAAACGCACCCTCGAACTGCCGCAGGGATCGTGGGAGTGCGCGCCTGAGGAAGATCCGTTGCGCGTTGCCGCCGGGGAACTTCAGGAAGAGACCGGGTTGATTGCCGGACGTATGCGCCATGTCGGCTATCAGAAACTGGCACAGGGCTACTCCAACCAGGGCTATCATATCTTTCTTGCAGAAGATCTGACCCAGCATCAGACCTCGCTGGAACCGGAAGAAGTCGGCCTGACAGCGCGTAAAATAAGGCTGCGTGAGTTTGAAGCGCTGATCGCAGAAGGTGTAATCAGCGACGCCACGTCGGTGACTGCGTATCTGCTGGCGAAGCTGAAAGGAATGCTGGTATGA